The following are from one region of the Strix uralensis isolate ZFMK-TIS-50842 chromosome 4, bStrUra1, whole genome shotgun sequence genome:
- the LRRC9 gene encoding LOW QUALITY PROTEIN: leucine-rich repeat-containing protein 9 (The sequence of the model RefSeq protein was modified relative to this genomic sequence to represent the inferred CDS: inserted 3 bases in 3 codons; deleted 1 base in 1 codon; substituted 2 bases at 2 genomic stop codons), with protein sequence MAAALQTPLTEVTAYPAARDLSLLAHTPPIGCCSAPPIPWAGHCLRYRLRLALIPPVGGARRFATHSRRLSGTGREVLNLNGNSLSTLQDVSRLETLQKLIINFNEFTSLNNIYDLPNWEYFDASHNIVITFEGIRGLSKLNFFNLSWNQLKKSREGTNILHKYTPNFXLDITHNPWHKPASFQLNVTGLLKADTNLDGVLISNEEGAEALQCIAGPKMTQVSLXEYTRTDEEKTPILSVFPCTKILSQICKIKVDSQMHHNNWYSVITVLNLDDQHXFKISKLEKLEHLRWASFSNNTLTTIERLKSCLNLEELTLDENYFSTLDGISKLTKLTRHTINNNHLISLKRHVFENLSYPHYISIENNRIIFLVDLKKTYSLIELYLSNNXFFTKQEIHHLKVSLTNLIILDMCRSXIAWKQDHYQLFVLFCLPFLKVLDGMQ encoded by the exons ATGGCCGCTGCCCTGCAGACCCCGCTCACTGAGGTAACCGCATATCCCGCCGCACGCGACCTGTCCCTCCTCGCACACACGCCTCCGATTGGCTGCTGCAGTGCCCCACCTATCCCGTGGGCGGGTCATTGCTTACGCTATCGCCTCCGGTTGGCTCTCATCCCGCCGGTAGGCGGGGCGAGGCGGTTTGCCACACACAGCCGGCGGCTCTCTGGCACTGGGCGAGAG GTTTTGAATTTGAATGGGAACAGCCTGAGCACTCTGCAGGATGTCTCTAGACTTGAAACACTTCAAAAGCTTATCATCAACTTTAATGAATTTACTtccttaaataatatttatgacCTG CCCAACTGGGAATATTTTGATGCAAGCCATAACATTGTGATCACTTTTGAGGGCATTAGGGGCTTAAGCAAA CTGAATTTCTTCAACCTGAGCTGGAACCAGCTGAAAAAATCCAGGGAAGGTACAAACATCTTACATAAATACACTCCCAACT GTCTTGACATCACACACAACCCATGGCATAAG CCAGCCTCATTTCAGCTGAATGTCACTGGCCTATTAAAGGCTGACACTAACCTAGATGGAGTCCTGATTTCTAATGAAGAAGGTGCAGAAGCATTACAATGTATTGCAGGACCAAAGATGACCCAG GTGTCTCTGTAAGAATATACTAGGACTGATGAAGAAAAAACTCCCATTCTCAGCGTATTTCCTTGCACTAAAATTCTGTCTCAAATTTGCAAGATCAAGGTAGACTCACAGATGCATCACAATAACTGGTATTCAGTG ATCACTGTCTTAAATCTGGATGACCAAC TTTTCAAAATTTCCAAATTGGAAAAATTGGAGCATTTAAGATGGGCATCATTTAGCAACAACACTCTCACAACAATAGAAAGACTAAAGTCTTGTCTTAACCTCGAAGAACTCACTTTAGATGAAAACTACTTTTCAACACTAGATG GAATTTCAAAGCTCACTAAACTTACAAGGCATACTATAAATAATAACCATCTTATCAGTCTCAAAAGACATGTGTTTGAAAATCTGTCTTATCCTCATTACATTTCCATTGAGAACAACAGAATCATATTTTTAGttgatttaaagaaaacttaCTCCCTAATAGAGCTATACTTaagtaata ttttttttaccAAACAAGAGATACATCATTTAAAGGTAA GTTTAACTAATCTGATCATTTTGGACATGTGTAGAAGTTGAATAGCCTGGAAACAAGATCACTACCAACTATTTGTATTATTCTGTCTTCCCTTTCTCAAAGTCTTAGATGGCATGCAGTA G